The following coding sequences lie in one Enterococcus sp. 9E7_DIV0242 genomic window:
- the scrK gene encoding fructokinase ScrK, with protein MSKLLGSIEAGGTKFVCAVGTTDFIVQDTAVFPTKNPEETMAKVIEFFSQHEIAAIGIGSFGPVDVNPNSKTYGQILATPKLEWRGFNILTALKQHFDLPIFLTTDVNSSAFGEYTKGAAIEDNSCVYYTVGTGIGGGAIQNGEFIGGYTHTEMGHSYVKRHPLDQDFAGVCPSHGADCLEGLASGPSLQARTGLRGEEVKEDHEIWEIEAYYIAQLAYNTRVNFAPERIIFGGGVMQQEHLMNRVRTIFKELNNGYVDVPDLEAYIVNPAIPGNGSATVGNFALALRELKK; from the coding sequence ATGAGTAAGTTACTTGGCAGTATTGAAGCGGGTGGAACAAAGTTTGTCTGTGCGGTCGGTACTACAGATTTTATTGTACAGGATACAGCAGTATTTCCAACAAAAAATCCTGAGGAAACAATGGCTAAGGTGATTGAATTCTTCTCACAACATGAAATAGCAGCGATCGGTATAGGGTCTTTTGGACCTGTGGATGTAAATCCGAACTCAAAAACATACGGGCAGATTTTAGCTACACCAAAATTAGAATGGCGCGGCTTCAATATTTTAACTGCGTTGAAGCAGCATTTTGATCTCCCTATATTTTTAACAACGGATGTGAATTCAAGCGCTTTCGGTGAATATACCAAAGGGGCTGCAATCGAAGATAATTCCTGTGTTTATTATACAGTAGGGACAGGCATCGGTGGTGGAGCAATTCAAAATGGCGAATTTATTGGTGGGTATACGCATACTGAAATGGGGCATTCTTATGTGAAACGTCATCCGCTAGATCAAGATTTTGCAGGCGTCTGTCCATCACATGGCGCGGATTGCTTAGAGGGACTTGCATCAGGACCGAGTCTCCAAGCGAGAACAGGGCTTCGTGGCGAAGAGGTCAAGGAAGACCACGAGATTTGGGAAATTGAAGCTTATTACATTGCTCAGCTAGCTTACAATACACGAGTGAATTTTGCACCGGAAAGAATCATTTTTGGTGGCGGTGTGATGCAGCAAGAGCATTTGATGAACAGAGTACGTACAATTTTTAAAGAATTGAACAATGGCTATGTAGATGTTCCAGATTTGGAAGCATACATCGTAAATCCGGCTATTCCAGGAAACGGTAGTGCAACTGTTGGTAACTTTGCTTTGGCATTGAGGGAATTGAAAAAGTGA